A section of the Amblyomma americanum isolate KBUSLIRL-KWMA chromosome 2, ASM5285725v1, whole genome shotgun sequence genome encodes:
- the LOC144120479 gene encoding dynein light chain 1, cytoplasmic — protein MTEKKAVIKNADMSEEMQQDAVDVATQALEKYNIEKDIAAYIKKEFDKKYNPTWHCIVGRNFGSYVTHETKHFIYFYLGQVAILLFKSG, from the coding sequence ATGACTGAGAAAAAGGCAGTGATCAAGAATGCTGACATGTCCGAGGAGATGCAGCAGGATGCCGTGGATGTGGCCACGCAGGCCCTGGAGAAGTACAACATTGAGAAGGACATTGCTGCCTACATTAAGAAGGAGTTTGACAAGAAGTACAACCCCACTTGGCACTGCATCGTTGGGCGCAACTTCGGCTCATATGTGACCCATGAGACGAAGCACTTCATTTACTTCTACCTGGGCCAGGTGGCCATTCTGCTCTTCAAGTCTGGCTGA